A genomic window from Streptococcus sanguinis includes:
- the uvrC gene encoding excinuclease ABC subunit UvrC, giving the protein MNKLIQSKLELLPTSPGCYIHKDKNGSIIYVGKAKNLRNRVRSYFRGSHDTKTEALVSEIEDFEFIVTESNIEALLLEINLIKENQPKYNIMLKDDKSYPFIKITNETYPRLIITRQVKKDGGLYFGPYPDVGAANEIKRLLDRLFPFRKCTNPPEKVCFYYHLGQCKAHTICQADSQYFKELAQEVAAFLKGQDDQIIEDLRGKMAGAAQAMEFEKAAEYRDLIQSIGTLRTKQRVMAKDLQNRDVFGYYVDKGWMCVQVFFVRQGKLIERDVNLFPYYNDPDEDFLTYIGQFYQEKSHLKPNEILIPADIDEEAVRAMVDTKVLKPQRGEKKQLVNLAIKNARVSLQQKFDLLEKSIEKTQGAIENLGQLLNIPTPVRIESFDNSNIMGTSPVSAMVVFVNGKPSKKDYRKYKIKTVVGPDDYASMREVIKRRYSRVIRDGLTPPDLIVIDGGQGQVNVAKEVIQEQLGLDIPIAGLQKNDKHQTHELLFGDPLQVVELSRNSQEFFLLQRIQDEVHRFAITFHRQLRSKNSFSSQLDGIEGLGPKRKQNLMKHFKSLTKIKEASVDQIVEVGVPRAVAEAVREKLNSKTQEQEQAQLREVAEPQIGLE; this is encoded by the coding sequence ATGAACAAGCTAATCCAATCAAAGCTGGAACTGTTGCCGACCAGTCCTGGCTGTTACATTCACAAAGACAAAAACGGTAGCATCATCTATGTCGGAAAAGCCAAGAATCTTCGCAATCGGGTTCGTTCTTATTTCCGCGGTAGCCATGATACCAAGACGGAGGCTCTGGTTTCTGAGATTGAGGATTTTGAGTTTATTGTCACCGAGTCCAACATTGAGGCTTTGCTTCTGGAGATCAATCTAATCAAGGAAAACCAGCCCAAGTACAATATCATGCTCAAGGACGATAAGTCCTATCCATTTATTAAGATTACCAACGAAACCTATCCGCGCCTAATCATCACGCGCCAAGTCAAAAAAGACGGCGGACTTTATTTTGGCCCTTATCCGGATGTCGGTGCGGCCAATGAAATCAAGCGTCTTTTAGATCGGCTCTTTCCTTTTCGCAAGTGTACCAATCCACCTGAAAAGGTCTGCTTTTACTACCATCTGGGGCAGTGCAAGGCCCACACTATTTGCCAGGCAGACAGCCAGTATTTCAAGGAGCTAGCCCAGGAAGTAGCAGCCTTTCTCAAGGGTCAGGATGACCAGATTATTGAGGATTTACGGGGGAAAATGGCTGGCGCAGCACAAGCTATGGAGTTTGAAAAGGCAGCGGAGTACCGCGACTTGATTCAGTCCATTGGCACCCTGCGAACCAAGCAGCGGGTTATGGCTAAGGATCTGCAGAATCGTGATGTTTTTGGCTACTATGTGGATAAGGGCTGGATGTGCGTACAGGTCTTCTTTGTCCGTCAGGGCAAGCTAATCGAACGTGATGTCAACCTTTTTCCCTATTACAATGATCCGGATGAAGATTTTCTGACCTATATCGGCCAGTTCTACCAGGAAAAGTCCCATCTCAAGCCCAATGAAATTTTGATTCCGGCAGATATTGACGAAGAAGCTGTCCGAGCCATGGTCGATACCAAGGTGCTTAAGCCACAGCGAGGCGAGAAGAAGCAGTTGGTCAATCTGGCTATCAAAAACGCCCGAGTCAGTCTTCAGCAGAAATTTGACCTCTTGGAGAAATCTATTGAAAAGACTCAAGGGGCTATCGAGAATCTAGGGCAGCTCCTTAACATTCCGACACCTGTTCGTATTGAGTCTTTTGATAACTCCAACATCATGGGGACCAGTCCTGTATCGGCTATGGTGGTCTTTGTCAATGGTAAACCAAGCAAGAAGGATTATCGCAAGTATAAGATTAAGACTGTGGTAGGACCTGATGACTACGCAAGTATGCGTGAGGTCATCAAGCGGCGCTATAGTCGGGTGATTCGGGATGGACTGACTCCGCCTGATTTGATTGTCATTGACGGTGGACAGGGCCAGGTCAATGTCGCTAAGGAAGTAATCCAGGAGCAGTTGGGATTGGATATTCCTATCGCTGGACTGCAAAAAAATGACAAGCACCAGACCCATGAATTGCTCTTTGGTGACCCTCTGCAGGTTGTAGAATTATCCCGCAATTCGCAGGAATTTTTCCTACTCCAGCGTATCCAAGATGAGGTCCACCGCTTTGCTATTACCTTCCACCGCCAGCTCCGGTCTAAAAATTCCTTCTCATCGCAACTAGATGGCATTGAAGGCTTGGGACCAAAACGCAAGCAAAATCTTATGAAACACTTCAAATCGCTAACCAAGATTAAAGAAGCCAGTGTTGACCAAATTGTTGAAGTCGGCGTACCACGAGCAGTGGCAGAAGCAGTGCGGGAGAAGTTGAATTCGAAAACTCAGGAGCAGGAACAAGCACAGTTGCGAGAGGTGGCGGAGCCACAAATAGGTTTGGAGTAG
- a CDS encoding nitroreductase family protein, whose translation MKFLELNKKRHATKHFNDKPVDPKDVRTAIEIATLAPSAHNSQPWKFVVVRERNQALAETAFGGNMDQIKEAPVTIALFTDTDLTKRARKIARVAGVRNFSDEQLQFYMQNLPAEFAHYSEQQKSDYLALNAGLVAMNLVLALTDQDIGSNIILGFDKSKVNEVLEIDGRFRPELLITVGYTDEKLEPSYRLPVDEIIEKR comes from the coding sequence ATGAAATTTCTAGAACTCAATAAAAAGCGTCATGCGACCAAGCATTTCAATGACAAACCTGTGGATCCAAAGGATGTTCGCACAGCCATTGAAATTGCAACGTTGGCACCCAGTGCTCACAATAGCCAGCCATGGAAGTTCGTTGTGGTACGAGAGCGCAACCAAGCCTTAGCTGAAACAGCTTTCGGTGGAAATATGGACCAGATTAAGGAAGCACCAGTAACCATTGCTCTCTTTACGGATACAGATTTGACTAAGAGGGCTCGTAAGATTGCGCGTGTGGCTGGAGTGAGAAATTTCTCTGACGAGCAGCTCCAATTCTATATGCAGAATCTGCCAGCTGAGTTTGCTCACTATAGTGAACAACAAAAGAGCGATTATTTAGCTCTCAATGCTGGTCTAGTGGCCATGAATCTTGTTCTGGCTCTGACTGACCAAGATATCGGATCTAACATCATCTTAGGCTTCGATAAATCTAAGGTTAATGAGGTTCTGGAAATTGATGGGCGTTTCCGTCCGGAACTCTTGATTACTGTTGGTTATACTGATGAAAAACTAGAACCTAGTTATCGTTTGCCAGTTGATGAAATCATTGAGAAACGTTGA